The Flavobacterium piscisymbiosum genome includes a region encoding these proteins:
- a CDS encoding triple tyrosine motif-containing protein — protein MKTKLSLLFFLMSFVLFSQEFPPIIKYSSSVYGAGNQSWMISQDDQNYLYFANNDGLLEYNGTNWQLYPAPNETIMRSVRVIGNKIYTGCYMNFGYWTRQTNGKLKYTSLSDTIKNKILDDEQFWNILKYDQWILFQSLNRIYIYDTKTGKFKIIAPKNGVVKSFANKNAIYFQTINEGLFEIESGKAKLVSDHQILKKFTMVNIFTTEDGLLIQTQLDGIYKLSGNNLTRFATDVDAELKSSFVYSSQLLQDGSFALGTVSNGIFILSDKGRLKYHISQSKGLSNNTALSLFEDKDQNLWAGLDNGINCININSPVHSFTDDTGVLGTVYASATFNGLLYVGTNQGLFCKNIQSNSEFKFINGTKGQVWSLFVYDNTLFCGHDSGTFIITNDSARSIFSASGTWKLEKVPNSENQLLQGNYYGISVLEKVNNQWVFKNKIKGFDYSSRYFEITNNFDVYVSHEYKGIFRLKLDKSLLQTHGFYTYKSPQKGKNASLVKFNNAIYYAYKGGIFKLNPNTKQFEKDNLLSSIFEKDEYTSGKLIVDNSNKIWLFSKNYIHYFSASKLSNQLKQNIIPIPSSLTNSMLGFENITQISKSTYLIGTTDGYYTLNIEDLSFKNYTVFITDITINKQNETLKNVAIQNEGEFKSNENNITLNYTVPEYNKYINSEYQYLLEGFQNDWSEWSTKATVNFKNLSPGKYTFKVRAKYASTILENTATYTFVVLKPWYLTNLAWFIYFLLMLVLAYFVNKAYRNYYHKQKEKLIEENNLLLEIKELENEQQLMKLRNEQLSQDVDNKNRELAVSTMSLNSKNELLAFIKEDLKKTSQNDSNNIKSVISTINKNITEEDSWNVFKEAFDNADKDFLKRIKQLHPLLTPNDLRLCAYLRLNLSSKEIAPLFNISVRSVEIKRYRLRKKMDLQHENGLVEYILAV, from the coding sequence TTGAAAACGAAACTTTCTTTGCTGTTTTTTTTGATGAGTTTTGTCCTGTTTTCGCAGGAGTTTCCGCCCATTATTAAGTATTCATCGTCTGTTTATGGTGCAGGAAATCAGAGTTGGATGATATCGCAGGACGATCAGAACTATTTGTATTTTGCAAATAATGATGGTTTGCTCGAATATAATGGCACAAACTGGCAATTATATCCGGCACCAAATGAAACTATTATGCGCTCGGTAAGAGTTATTGGAAACAAAATTTACACTGGCTGCTACATGAATTTTGGTTACTGGACCAGACAAACCAATGGAAAGCTAAAATATACTTCGCTCAGCGATACTATCAAAAATAAAATTTTGGATGATGAACAATTCTGGAATATTCTTAAATACGATCAATGGATTTTATTTCAATCCTTAAACCGAATTTATATTTATGATACCAAAACCGGAAAATTTAAAATTATTGCGCCAAAAAATGGCGTTGTTAAGTCATTCGCAAATAAAAATGCTATCTATTTTCAAACGATAAATGAAGGCCTTTTTGAAATAGAAAGCGGCAAAGCCAAATTAGTTTCGGATCATCAAATTCTTAAAAAATTCACGATGGTAAATATATTTACAACAGAAGATGGTTTACTGATTCAGACACAATTGGATGGTATTTATAAATTATCAGGAAATAACCTAACCCGTTTTGCAACGGATGTTGATGCTGAATTGAAATCAAGTTTTGTTTACAGCAGTCAACTTCTTCAGGACGGAAGTTTTGCTTTAGGAACGGTTTCTAACGGGATCTTTATTTTATCAGATAAGGGAAGATTAAAATATCATATTTCGCAAAGCAAAGGATTGAGCAACAATACTGCCTTGTCTCTTTTTGAAGATAAAGACCAGAATTTGTGGGCAGGACTCGATAACGGAATCAATTGTATCAATATCAACTCACCTGTGCATAGTTTTACAGATGATACCGGAGTTTTGGGAACAGTGTATGCATCGGCTACTTTTAATGGTCTGTTATATGTGGGCACCAATCAGGGTTTATTTTGTAAAAACATTCAAAGCAATTCTGAGTTTAAATTCATAAATGGTACAAAAGGACAGGTTTGGTCGCTTTTTGTATATGATAATACACTTTTTTGCGGACATGATTCAGGAACTTTTATTATCACGAATGATTCGGCCAGAAGTATATTTTCGGCTTCGGGAACCTGGAAATTAGAAAAAGTACCCAATTCTGAAAATCAATTGCTTCAGGGGAATTATTACGGAATTTCGGTTTTAGAAAAAGTAAACAATCAATGGGTTTTTAAAAATAAAATTAAAGGTTTTGATTATTCTTCGCGTTATTTCGAAATCACCAATAATTTCGATGTTTATGTAAGTCATGAATACAAAGGTATTTTTAGATTAAAACTGGATAAATCATTATTACAAACGCATGGTTTTTATACTTATAAATCTCCTCAAAAGGGAAAAAATGCCAGTTTAGTCAAATTCAACAATGCTATTTATTACGCTTATAAGGGCGGAATTTTCAAATTAAATCCAAATACAAAACAATTTGAAAAAGACAATTTATTGAGTTCTATTTTCGAAAAAGATGAATATACATCCGGGAAATTAATCGTAGACAATTCGAACAAAATCTGGCTGTTTTCTAAAAACTATATCCATTATTTTTCTGCCAGTAAATTAAGCAATCAGCTAAAACAGAATATCATCCCGATTCCGTCATCTTTAACCAATTCGATGCTGGGTTTTGAGAATATTACACAAATTTCGAAGTCGACTTATTTAATAGGTACTACGGATGGGTATTATACGTTGAATATTGAGGATTTAAGTTTTAAAAACTATACCGTTTTTATCACTGATATTACCATAAACAAACAAAATGAAACCTTAAAAAATGTTGCCATTCAAAATGAGGGAGAATTTAAATCAAACGAAAATAATATCACTCTAAACTATACGGTTCCTGAATACAATAAATACATCAATTCAGAATATCAATATTTGCTGGAAGGTTTCCAGAACGATTGGAGCGAATGGAGCACAAAAGCAACAGTAAATTTTAAAAATCTTTCACCAGGAAAATATACCTTCAAAGTAAGGGCAAAATATGCTAGTACAATACTGGAAAATACGGCCACTTATACATTTGTGGTTTTAAAACCATGGTATTTAACCAATCTGGCTTGGTTTATTTATTTTCTTTTAATGTTGGTATTGGCCTATTTTGTAAACAAAGCGTATCGCAATTATTATCACAAACAAAAAGAGAAATTAATAGAAGAAAATAATCTTTTATTAGAGATTAAAGAACTCGAAAATGAGCAGCAATTAATGAAGCTTCGCAACGAACAACTCTCTCAGGATGTTGATAATAAGAACAGAGAGTTGGCAGTTTCGACCATGAGTTTAAATAGCAAAAACGAATTACTTGCTTTTATTAAGGAAGATTTAAAAAAGACCTCTCAAAACGATAGTAATAATATCAAATCGGTTATAAGTACAATCAACAAAAATATTACCGAGGAAGATTCCTGGAATGTATTTAAAGAAGCTTTTGATAATGCCGATAAAGATTTTCTAAAAAGAATCAAGCAGCTTCATCCTTTGCTTACTCCAAACGATTTGCGTCTATGTGCTTATCTTCGATTGAATCTTTCTTCAAAAGAAATTGCTCCTTTATTTAATATTTCGGTGCGAAGTGTTGAGATAAAAAGGTATCGTTTGCGTAAAAAAATGGATTTGCAGCACGAAAACGGTTTAGTCGAATATATTTTGGCTGTATAG
- a CDS encoding SusC/RagA family TonB-linked outer membrane protein, translating into MKSRLLLTVLMLFTSYAFSQSFDVSGTVLDGSGLSLPGVNVKVKSSSQSTTTDFDGSFKLLGVPKGTVIVLSYIGFKTQEVVVSGTKITVKMSDDARSLDEVVVLGYSSKKKRDVTGAVTVVSSKTIEDLHPLKVEQALQGTVAGVSVTAQSGSPGAAMNINIRGVATNGNNAATVFIDGYQGDLSILNPSDIESITVLKDAQAAVYGVLGANGIVLVTTKTGKKNSKTKVSFNSSFGTQETSRKMSVLNATEYALLLNESYANGGQALPYPNVSGLGKGTDWQKEIFNSAPVINNDIAISGGSDKITYLLSGSDLTQQGIIGGPKSDFKRNTARLSLGADLASNMKLQTNIIYTYLDRDSLNENGLGSVLFNAINTPSTLPVRDQNGNYTLVPSAPGYGVEIINPLAQIENTYNDYKLRKLNGNVSFIYDITKEFKFTSRIGFNSGNSISRNFSKQVSYGGKVFDITRSSVNQNTVNDNDYTLDLIAEYKKTLFGNHNLKAILVSTVYKLWGSGLGATGYDVPNNSWKYADINLAKGTSPAGGRDVSSYSYDERRVSYAGILEYDFKGKYLLSGVIRRDASTKFGPENSVAFFPSFTAGWVVSEESFLKDNSTLNFLKLRVSYGVLGNDQIKPNGYTGLLNGEATYVFNGALVNGTAIGGLPNPKLQWEEAKKFDVGVDFRLFNDKLDFTADYFIDTRDKLLIPKIPVSGITGVYAPGASSPTMNAGSVRNKGFEFAVNYKDKISDNFNFNIGYNITTIDNEVLEVTNGTGYTEAGGFGVGQPLLPSRMQKGLPIGYFYGYKTDGIFQNQAEIAAHPSQAALGSATAPGDIRFKDVNGDGVIDSKDRAYIGDPVPSVIMGLNLTLNYKNLDFLAYAYASIGNDMVRNYERTLTDVNKSNYVLGRWTGEGTSNTVPRVTTGATNNNLFSDYYVEDASFVRIQNVQLGYTLNKTFSDKIGISKLRLYVGVNNLYTFTKYKGFDPAAITGPTNDDNISQSSVGSGIDNGFYPTPRIYTMGLNLNF; encoded by the coding sequence ATGAAATCTAGATTATTACTAACCGTACTAATGCTGTTTACATCTTATGCGTTTTCGCAGTCTTTTGATGTAAGCGGTACAGTATTAGATGGCTCGGGTTTATCTCTACCGGGCGTAAATGTAAAAGTTAAAAGTTCGTCGCAAAGTACAACCACAGACTTCGACGGATCTTTTAAATTATTAGGAGTTCCTAAAGGGACTGTAATTGTTTTAAGTTATATAGGTTTTAAAACACAAGAAGTTGTGGTTTCAGGAACCAAAATAACGGTTAAAATGAGCGATGATGCCAGATCGCTTGATGAAGTTGTTGTATTAGGATACAGCAGCAAAAAGAAAAGAGATGTAACAGGAGCAGTTACTGTTGTATCGAGCAAAACGATCGAGGATCTTCATCCTCTTAAAGTAGAGCAAGCCCTGCAAGGAACCGTTGCGGGTGTTAGCGTTACGGCACAATCGGGTTCTCCGGGAGCAGCAATGAATATCAATATTAGAGGTGTTGCCACAAACGGGAATAATGCTGCAACTGTATTTATAGATGGTTATCAGGGAGATTTGAGTATTTTAAATCCAAGTGATATCGAATCGATAACAGTACTTAAAGATGCGCAGGCAGCAGTTTATGGAGTATTGGGAGCCAACGGAATTGTATTGGTAACCACAAAAACAGGAAAAAAGAATTCTAAAACCAAAGTTTCTTTCAACTCTTCTTTTGGTACACAGGAAACAAGCAGAAAAATGTCGGTACTAAATGCCACAGAATATGCATTGTTATTGAATGAAAGTTATGCTAACGGCGGACAAGCATTGCCTTACCCTAATGTTTCAGGATTAGGAAAAGGAACAGATTGGCAAAAAGAAATTTTCAACTCAGCTCCGGTAATTAATAATGATATTGCCATATCCGGAGGTTCAGATAAAATCACCTATTTATTAAGCGGATCAGATTTAACCCAGCAAGGTATTATTGGAGGCCCAAAATCTGATTTTAAAAGAAATACTGCAAGATTATCTTTAGGCGCAGATTTGGCTAGTAATATGAAACTGCAAACGAATATTATTTATACGTATCTCGACAGAGATTCATTAAATGAAAACGGTTTAGGTTCGGTACTTTTTAATGCTATTAATACACCTTCGACTTTGCCGGTTCGTGATCAAAACGGAAACTATACTTTAGTTCCTAGTGCCCCAGGTTACGGAGTAGAAATTATCAATCCGTTGGCGCAAATAGAAAACACTTATAACGACTATAAGTTGAGAAAACTAAACGGAAATGTTAGCTTTATTTATGACATCACCAAAGAGTTTAAATTTACATCACGTATTGGTTTCAATAGTGGAAACAGCATTAGCAGAAACTTTTCTAAGCAAGTAAGCTACGGCGGAAAAGTGTTTGATATTACAAGAAGCAGTGTGAATCAAAATACTGTAAACGATAATGATTATACACTTGATCTTATTGCAGAATACAAAAAGACGCTTTTTGGCAATCATAATCTTAAAGCAATCCTTGTATCTACAGTTTATAAATTATGGGGATCAGGACTTGGAGCAACAGGTTATGATGTTCCTAATAATTCATGGAAATACGCAGATATAAATTTGGCAAAAGGAACAAGTCCGGCTGGTGGCCGTGATGTATCATCGTATAGTTATGATGAAAGAAGGGTTTCGTATGCCGGAATTTTAGAATATGATTTTAAAGGGAAGTATCTTTTAAGCGGAGTTATCAGACGAGATGCATCAACTAAATTTGGACCAGAAAACAGCGTTGCTTTCTTTCCTTCATTTACTGCAGGATGGGTAGTTTCTGAAGAATCATTTTTAAAAGATAATAGCACTTTAAATTTCTTAAAACTAAGAGTAAGTTACGGTGTTTTAGGAAATGACCAGATAAAACCTAATGGTTATACAGGTTTATTAAATGGAGAAGCGACTTATGTATTTAATGGAGCTCTTGTAAATGGTACAGCGATTGGCGGATTACCAAATCCGAAACTACAATGGGAAGAAGCCAAAAAGTTTGACGTAGGGGTTGATTTTAGATTATTTAATGATAAGCTGGATTTTACAGCAGATTATTTTATAGATACACGAGATAAATTATTGATTCCAAAAATTCCGGTATCGGGAATAACAGGAGTTTATGCTCCGGGAGCTTCTTCGCCAACTATGAATGCAGGTTCTGTACGTAACAAAGGATTTGAATTTGCGGTTAATTATAAAGACAAGATATCTGATAATTTTAATTTTAATATAGGATATAATATCACAACAATTGATAATGAAGTTTTAGAAGTGACTAATGGAACCGGTTATACAGAGGCAGGTGGTTTTGGCGTTGGACAGCCGCTTCTTCCGTCAAGAATGCAAAAAGGATTGCCTATTGGATATTTTTATGGATATAAAACGGATGGAATTTTCCAAAACCAGGCCGAAATTGCAGCACATCCATCGCAGGCAGCTTTAGGATCAGCCACAGCTCCGGGAGATATTCGATTTAAAGATGTAAATGGTGACGGTGTAATAGACAGCAAAGACAGAGCATATATTGGAGACCCGGTTCCGAGTGTAATAATGGGATTAAACTTAACCCTTAATTATAAAAATCTTGATTTCCTTGCCTATGCTTATGCTTCAATAGGAAATGATATGGTGAGAAATTACGAGCGTACACTTACAGATGTAAATAAATCAAATTATGTTTTAGGAAGATGGACCGGAGAAGGAACAAGTAACACCGTTCCAAGAGTTACAACCGGAGCTACAAACAACAATCTTTTTTCTGATTATTATGTAGAGGATGCCTCTTTCGTAAGAATTCAGAACGTACAATTGGGGTACACATTAAACAAAACATTCTCGGATAAAATTGGGATTTCAAAATTACGTTTATATGTAGGGGTAAACAATTTGTACACTTTTACCAAATACAAAGGTTTTGATCCGGCTGCTATCACAGGGCCAACAAATGATGATAATATTTCGCAATCGTCTGTAGGATCAGGAATCGATAACGGATTTTATCCAACTCCAAGGATTTATACAATGGGACTAAATCTAAATTTTTAA